A window of Megachile rotundata isolate GNS110a chromosome 11, iyMegRotu1, whole genome shotgun sequence genomic DNA:
TCGTTACACAGTTTAATGGTGGAAAAACTTCCAATAAGTGAGGCTGCTCAATTGGAGATGAAGTCACTGACCAACAAAACACCAGTTTCTATTCTTCAGGAATTGCTTTCTCGTAGGGGTACAACACCAAAGTATGAACTAATACAAGTAGAAGGTGCTATCCATGAGCCTATTTTTCGTTATCGTGTCACTGTTGCTGATATTGTTGGTTTGTATCTAATTTTgatgataaatattattaagatctacaattatttaaagttaaaatttaaccctttgactgTGGTATGCTTTATGAAGGAACCATTCTCAAATTAGAAGTTTCTATTGTGAAAGGTGGCAAGACATTGAGACAGTTCTTGATATTTGTTCAATTGGTTTTCCATGACAGGAGGGCAACAAGTAAGGTAATAAATGTGTTTAAAAAGACTAGACTTGGTGTACATGTATACCTTTTGTATGTATTAATGGATGTGTGAGGATGTATATGCATCTTTCACAGTCAAAgagttaaatatatatttttaataggaATTATTCATcatgtttatatatatttgaCCATATAATGCAAGCAGTAAGTGATAAGTATTTGACAATTGAAGCAGATCCAATTGTTTCAGCAATGGGGACTGGAAAGTCAAAAAAGGAAGCAAAACATGCTGCTGCAAGAGCTGTACTGGATAAATTGTGTAGATTAAATAGCGATACTCCAGATTCTCCACTTCAAAATAATATACCAGAGTAATAATTGATAACAACATATAttcttattatattgtattatttatttgtttgaaaaaattagtataatttttaattttatacagttCTGAGAATCTGCAAGAATTATCAGGATATGGAGAAGAAACATTAATCACAAACCCAATTGGAGCATTACAAGAAATGTGTATGTCACGTCATTGGCCCCCACCGAAATATACAATGGAAAACGAGGAAGGTCTTCCACATGAGAGACAGTTTACCATTGTTtgttctattttaaaatatcgagAGGTTGGCCAgggaaaaagtaaaaaagtagCAAAGAGGCATGCAGCTCATAAAATGTGGCAAGCTTTACACGATATGAATACAGAGAGTTCCAACGTGGATGAAGATGAGGTAAGAATATTTCTTATTGTTATATGTATGCAATTTGTTAAAAGGAAATGTATTATATGTTAAGATTTTTAATGGGATGgtttatatatttctaaattctgtaccctaacttctaaatttgcaTAGTACTTTTGAATATGATAGTAAGCTTAAAaggaaatgtaaaatatttttaataatagagaAAAGATTGATTTCTTTTAAATGCAACAATAAcaagtaaaatttaaatttgtatttgtttGTATGTTTTTTgtgattattaatttttgtaatttcctatcatacaaagaaaatatgACATGGAATGTATTTTGAGCATAAATTATGGGACAGGTGTACTGAGATAATATCAACATGTCTTTACATAGGTTGTTACTGTGTCTTTGTTTGTGAATAGTTTTTgttgtgtatgtgtgtgtatgtttagTGAAGTGGAAGTGATTTGGCACTGTAGGCAGTATTATGAAATATATGCTACCTTTCTGATCACCTTGAATCTATAACggataatttttaaaacaagaCATGTGTGTAATATGTATGTGTACTTATACTAAAAATCATTTACACAGCAATATATTTTCAACGATAAACACGCTTGGATCATTTCCACTTCATATTACTTTTAATATAAGTGCAGTCATTGGTGAATTATCTCCAATGATGagcatgtaattaaatttttattaattgtccGTTATAGGTTTTACAAAGAAATGCAAATGTGAATGCCCGTTACGCTGAACTGAAAGGTAgcaaaatttcaactttaacTACTATTCATAGCCTTAAAGTCTCACAATTTCATAAAAGTCTGAAATCATCAACTGGTGTTAAGCTTTTTGAATTACAGGTTTGTAgcttaattaattatgaaaatatccTTTGTTTTTAAGaagttttaatgaaaaaaaattatcatattaaattcattaacgtttaaaaattttctttaataaacatttttgttaTAGAACACTTGTTTGAACGATGGCGATGTAAATTTGGTACAGTTTTTGCAAGAAATTGCTTCAGAGCAGCAATTTGAAGTAACTTATGTTGATATCGAAGAAAAATCTATAAGTGGTaagttgttaattatttttatatttcaaaaaagtACATTCgggttaaaaacaaaaataaaaaggacACACATTATTTTGTCAAGCACTTTTCTCTGTAAGTACAAGATCCAAAAGTACATCACTTTCAGATATGGGAATATCTTCACGTAACTGCTCATTAAATGCCACTGCAATCATGTGTGGTCTTTTTTCTTGGTTCTTTATACACTTTTCCAAAAATCTGTCATAATAACCCATTCCATGTCCCAAACGTTTTCCTATAATATTATATCATCataaatattttccattttaagtaatttgtttaaattataattgtctTACCAGTAACAGTAAATGCAACACCTGGTAAAAGTATTAAATCCAATCCACCTGTAACATGAGTCATTTTCCCAAgcattattttttatgttatgtataaataatttgaaaatagcaGTGGAATAAAATGAAACATGCTTATGTAAATTAATAGTTGGAAACCTTACCAGTTTCTAAAGCATTTTCTCTGATTTCATTGATGCTTGGTTGTTTAATACACCATTTAGTTAATGGTAATTTTTCATAATCTTCCATTGAAGATAGTTTAACCATTTCCATTTGTTTTCCTTTATATCTAGGAACAAATACTTCCTTGTTCAGTTTAAACATATGTTTTAGTATTGGTATTGTATTAATTTCATCTTCTGTGCTCAAATACACAGAAACTCTTTTACTTTCTTGAAATTGTTTTAGAGAGCATAACTGTAAATAAGTAAaacttatcaaaatttataaaatctataaTCTATGTATGACATAACCTCTTATATCCTTGCTATGAATAAACTACTTGTTTCCTTTAAGTACTTACTTTTTCAAATACTTTTCTTGATTGTCTTTGTTTCTCATCAGCACTTAATTGTGCAATTATGTATTTCATTTGTTTACGTAAAGTAAGTTTGGCAGATCTAATTCCACACATGGCTCCTGTGTCTTTACAACCCCTTAAGAAAAAACCCTCTCTGTCAGGTTTATATAAGCTATGTGGCACCAACTTGTTTATTTTGTCTGACATATGACCTATGACATAATTATCATAAGCTACATTACATATGACGTATTTCAGTGACCAGTGTACATTTGATATAAATtggcaaatattttttatgttatttcttgtaataattttctacgcttttgttattttaattacctttttttattttacattttgtcattttatatacaattttaagaaaattacaaCAGAATTTTATGTgttattaatagaaataaaatctGGATTAGATAGATGACTATTTCTTAATGTTACAGGTAAATGCCAGTGCCTTGTGCAACTGTCTACATTGCCAGTAGCAGTTTGCTATGGTTGTGGTGTTACTAGTAAAGATGCTCAAGCTAGTGCTGCTCAGAACGCTTTGGAATATCTGAAAATCATGACCAAGAAGTGAGCCAGCGCTTCGCTCCTGCCAGCTGTCACTATCAACTGTAAATCCCATAACAACTTGCTGTCCAAAAATCAGAACAACAACACAGATCCCAAGATACTATCAGTAAACAATCAAGTATTGGATAAGGGTAAAAATAGTCAAAAGCTTGATCATGTGGGGAACAAAAGTAGATTATCCAAGCCATCAGTCAGAGCAGTAAATACTACAATACCCAACAAAGATGCCACATTAAACACAATTACCACATCAACAAACGTTACAGTTTCTACAAATAGAATAAATTCATCCATAAAGAAAAACAATGGAAATAACGAAAACTTGAAAGCTAACGAACAACTTTCCAAGAGTACATCCATTGTAACCACAAATCAATCCAGTTCTACCTTCAGTAGTGTACGAGGTGTTTCTGCAGTCTGTGTTGGTGGTAATGTCCCTCATGAGAGCGCATCCAAATCCAAAGATTATTCTACCAAAAAGTATTCCAGCGAAATCGATTCCAAAATGAAGAATTATCAGATGCAACCTGATTACAAAGAATCATCCGTGAACAGCCAAGACTACAAGGCGAGGAATAGCACACCCATGAACAATTTGTCGTCGAGATTCGTAAATCAATCCTCTGTTCAAGCATTACACAGAGAGAATCACGGGACTTCCAGCACTCACCATTCTCGACCAGCTTCACGCAACGATAACACCGCTTTCGCTGTAGCCAGAAAGGCACTCGAGCAACAGAACCCTGCGTCGAAAATGGCACCCATTAATTTCCCACCGTTACGTGCCCCGCAGAGTATCGTAAACGTTCGCCATCCGTTCGTGACGGAAGCAAGGACCAAGCATAACGAAATAGGAGGTCCAAACTCCAAATCGAAGCTGAACGTAGCAAATTCGTTGCAGAGCGGCGTGAAAGATTTAGACCATAGCCGTCAAACCTTCCACAGTTACGGCACGTCTCAGATAGCTGGAATTCCAAACGTTCAAAGCTTAAGCAACGTGACGGCAAACATGTCACCTTATCCCAGGCCAGAAAGCTTTCCTCAACCGACCGTTGCGAGTGTGCTATTCCCAGACACGTCTCAGTTCCCTCAGTCTCCCCCGTTCAGCACGACGCAAATTGGACAGCTGAATCAGTACCAGACTTACGATCCTGGAAGTTTCGCGACTACACCGGTGAACGTGAACCCAGTAATTCCTCAGTTCTCTGCGGAGAGTTCGATTCCGTATCCGCAGTACGATAACCCTCCTCAATTCGTGCAGCCAAATCATTACCCGACAGCGGACATAGCGAACAGTCAGTATCAGTATCAGGCAGCGAGCGTTGGACAATTACAGGACTCGCCGATGTTCATTCAAAGTCTGCAGAGTCCGATTGCTGTGACTGATCAGTATGCTACTCCGAATTATGCTAGGACTGTTAGGACAGAGTTGATACCACGATTGAGGAGGCCACCACGATTCAACaagtaaaaatgattttttaaatcctttcagcatatgtacatgtacatattcttAAATGTTCGCTGCCAGAGGCACGAACAAAGCCTGTACTTACCGTAGTCACACgcaaatttgccaatttactTGATTACACTGTTGATAAATTACGTGGAGAGGATGTGGTAAAAGTTATTTCAATTTCTGAtccattttgaaataaattttaaccaGTCTGCAAAAATCGATGTAACTATTGAAGTGACAACTGGTATCTCGGCAAAGTTGCAGGTGACGCGGTCATAGCAAGAATAACCAAAAAACTTTTGCCTGAAATTGTTTTATACTAACGTGTAATTACTCAGAAGAGGACGAAAAATCATTTTCACTTGTTTCAATTCTATGTGACATGGCAGGGCACAGTGAGCtcgattataattttatcacgTAACTTATCTGATCGTGAAGAGTAGGAGAACTGCATCCAGTTTGTTaaattgtacataaaattatGACTGTTAATAATAGTCTCATTTCTATAAATAGTGTCATGAGAAACGGTTCTGTACGAATTTGTTTTCCACGAAATGAAAGCAAATTTGTAGTAGTGGTGGAGCAGAGCCCACAGTCATATATGCACGTAAAAGAAAGCGGAGGCAACTGGATTATAATATAAGTCCTAGTTTTAATGAATGGTATTCTACAAGCTATACTTTGCATAGAATTAGTGGAGGTTTTccaatatttgcatattacttAGCTTACGCTATGTTTTTAATGTGCTTCACTATCTATATATGGTGTGACGATGTTCATTGCAACGCGTGTAAAATCATTCTACGATTGAGCTGTTTTATAGGGATTTTTTCTTGGTAGACTTAGCTTTATTAGTATCtatactaaaattattttgcaacttTTCATTAGAACAGTACTGATGTTTGTTAGTAAAAATCCTTGAAAATAGCTGAGTTAAAGTAGAATGAAATGATATTCGCTTAATTTGAACATCGTGTCACCGAAGCGTATGCACAGTGCAAACGTAGCTTTCGGCGATCcgagtatatgtatatgaaagcGATCGCTACTAACGATATAATCTTTCAGTGGTGTATGTTTTTTCCTTTAATATGGTAGCTCATAAACTCATAAGCATCATATATTAATACGCGTAAGGATTAATCGTTAAGAATTTTCTTCATTAAGATACATCTCGTACGATGACTATATACTCGTGtgtattgaatttttcaattgccTAAGTGCGTCGACGTCACCGGAACAGACTTACATTGAATATAGAAGAATACGAGTAACATCGCGTAGAACACGTGAAGAAGGAAGATGAAGAATGATGCGCAGCACTTCAACCGTGGATTTATCCTGTGGGATATTATCGATCTAAACCTTAGAAGTGTGCATACGCAATTTCGTCCAGTAACTTTTATTTTCCCGCTGACAGTATTTTTCTTTGGATTCAGCCTTGTTTCACAGCGAGTCGAAAGTGAACGTAAAATGCAAATACAGAgtgaaaatttcaatgaaatagTGTATGCATACTGAACGAAACTGCGACCGTATGTTGATAGTACAAAATGTTTCTGTAAAGTGTCGCACACGAATGAGTGGAACGATGAAACACGAGTGTACAGGAGGAGAAATGGGATTCGAGAGATATAGCGtggttgtaaattaaaaatcttcGAATGTGTGCACCTTCGCGTTGCGTTCAGTTAATaacgaaaatattaatatttataacagtaatattaatatactgGTATTGAATGTAACGCGAATAGGTTGATACGATCACGATGTATCTTTCTTATCAATCGAATGGCGTCTCGAGACATGATATTTCCCTGGTTGGAGCATATTTCATACACACTTTTGGAAAATAGGCATTATTTACATGCAAAGTATAGAATGTGTATGCGTGTAGACGAAAGTTCATTACTAGGTTGATGCCGCAGATTATTTAAGGGTAAATCACGAAGAGACGAAAGAGTGATAGGATCGTTTCGAATATGAACGACGATGATCATGATAATAATGGTAGAGCGAAATGAGTGAttttttgttgttattatttattattcctaAAAAGAGTTCATGGAATTAGGTTTTTGTTTCGACGTTCGTTTATCATTTTTCTGACTGTAGAGCGCTGCTTCGCGTGGTGAGAATCTGACTGTATTCTTCGTCTGTAAgcagtttttttttatttttagtgccAATAGATTGATCGAAATAACGTTTCGAAACGATTGAACTTTCTGAGGGAACATATCCGTAGGATCTGAAATTAGAAGGTCTGCTGAATATTTCACCGGAGAATCAACCTTATTTCTTCACaaaagtttcttttttatttatttttttcattagagATACGAGAGCACGGTTCGAatactaaaattatttcaaaatctctTTTTTTGTTGATAGACCGTGGCtcgtgatttatttaatttctattcCTAGTCATAGATTCTTCGAATTTTACGATCGTGTATGCGCCCTTAGAATAAAGTATTCTGAACTGTTAAACTCGTAGATCCTCCTTGATTGAGGGGGGTCCTCGAGGCAATACAAGATCGagtcgatccatcgatcgaaaTTGTAAATCGATGTGATTAATTCCCTGTGAGAATTAATTACCTCGAttaactatacagggtgtcttagtGTCTCTAAAATGAGGAGTTGATTTTGagtaaaatttccctttgcagaaatgggattcgaagcttcgtttttgaattattaaggagaaacacggaccaatcagagcgcgatgcGCGCGCAGACGCAGAcggcttcggataacgcgtagtaatgcaatgcgtggtaatcctacgcgtagtaatccaacgcgtactaatacagcgtgtggatatccaacgcgtagtaatctagcgcttgcttattctacgcgtagtaatacaacgcgtaataatgcaacgcgtggtaattctaagagtaggaatctaatgcgtggtaatctaacgcgtagtaatccagcatgtggatatccaacgcgaggtaatccaacgcgtagtaatgcaacgtgtggtaatgcaacgcgtggtaatcctacgcgtagtaatccattgcgtagtaatccaacgcgtactaatacagcgtgtggatatccaacgcgtagtaatctagcgcttgcatattccacgcgtagtaatacaacgcgtaataatgcaacgcgtggtaattctaagagtaggaatctaatgcgtggtaatctaacgcgtagtaatccagcatgtggatatctaacgcatggtaatccaacgcgtagtaatgcaacgtgtggtaatgcaacgcgtggtaatcctacgcgtagtaatacaatacgcagtaatccaacgcgtattaatacagcgcgtggatatccaacgcgtagtaatctagcgtttgcatattccacgcgtagtaatacaacgcgtaataatgcgacgcgtggtaattctaagcgtaggaatctaatgggtggtaatctaacgcgtagtaatccagcatgtggatatccaacgcgtggtaatccaacgcgtagtaatgcaacgtgcggtaatgcaacgcgtggtaatcctacgcgtagtaatccaatgcgcagtaatccaacgcgtactaatacagcgtgtggatatccaacgcgtagtaatctaacgcttgcatattccacgcgtagtaatacaacgcgtaataatgcaacgcgtggtaattctaagagtgggaatctaatgcgtggtaatctgacgcgtagtaatccagcatgtggatatccaacgcgtggatattcgacgcgtagtagtccaacgcgtaataatcctcgcgctctgattggtccatgtcttccgtcttaataattcaaaaacgaagcttcgaatcCAATTTCTgcaaaggaaaattttattcagaatcaactCCCCTTTATTTCAGGGACACTAGTGAGACCCTAAAAAAGATTCCTTTAAAAAAACCAATCGAATTATCGTACCCACAACGGGTAGATAGTCGATAGAAAAAATAGCGAGCGATCAGACAGCCAGCTGAAGCGTGATGAAAGAAATATTGTAATAGAGAGAGAAAAATAGACTTCCCAATCTTTTTCGACAGCGGGGAAGCGCTTCTTCGTGGACCAAGCTACGTAGGAACGAGAAAAAGCAAGCGAATTTTTTGATTcgattacattattttttctcATTTATACGTTTCTTTTTTCTCGTTCGTATTCACCACGGAAGTAGTCTTCTTAGTCTTGTAAGAGAAGAAATCGATTTGCAGCTCGGCTCCGCCGAAGCGAGGGACgaaaactttaaaataaataaaacacgaTGTAGCATTTTTCAATGGAGAATAGCCGAATCTCTGTTACGGAAATTTAAGATAATTGTACATCACGATCCAATTATGATTTTATTGCGCAGCTGCGTTTTGTATTGGAGAGAAATAAATTCCTGTAGATAGAACGTTTCGATGAAATTCATGGTCGATAAAATGCATGCGTCGCGAAATTTTACTCCTTTCCTTCTGCGACCCGCAAACAGAGAAAGAACAAATCGATGTCTACGTTTTTTATTTTAGAGTCCGAGGAAAACTTAGAAGTCGACGCGTAGATTTCCCTTCGAGGAACACGAAATTCCGGAATGTAGATATTCGTTTGTTCCTTGTCATaagaaaaaggagaaagaaaacGGTTTTATAAGATGTATAATATAAATGGTCCAGAGTGATCTGGAATTTGTAACTTTTATACGTGAAGGGGGACACGTTACCGAtcattttgttcttttttttataccCGATCTTTTATCCCATGATCAACCTCTCCCCCCTTTTCGTTgtaatgtaaattaaattattctgcGTTTGTAAAGTAACACTGTCGCTAATCGACAAGGTGGCACACGACACGGACATGGCATACAGATAAcgacttaaaaaaaaaacagtataAGGCCCGTTTAAACGGCAGTTTAAATATCTATAATCAAGGTtgttttatgtatgattgtgcgtgtAACATTGTTAATAAACTAACGATGCTTATGAAAGTTCTTTCACTTTTTACACCTGGacttccttttttttattaacattaatatttatacgtGTCTTATTATGTAGACTTTCGAAGATATTTTCAATTCGATGTAGCTTCGGATTGACGTGTTCGGTCCATCAattttacgcgttggattaccatgcgttggatatccacatgctggattactacgcgttagattaccacgcattagattcttacgcttagaattaccacgcgttgcattattacgcgttggattactacgcgtagaatatgcaagcgctagattactacgcgttggatatccacacgctgtattagtacgcgttggattactacgcattggattactacgcgtaggattaccacgcgttgcattaccgcacgttgcattactacgcgttggattaccacgcgttggatatccacatgctggattactacgcgttagattaccacgcattagattcctacgcttagaattaccacgcgttgcattattacgcgttggattactacgcgtggaatatgcaagcgctagattactacgcgttggatatccacacgctgtgttagtacgcgttggattactgcgcattggattactacgcgtaggattaccacgcgttacattattaCGCCTTGAAGTTGTATACACGaggttattttgaataattaattacacgttttgtggatatattttgagcatttttatgattgaagagtggtcagcaatgcattatttacattgttcgatcataaaagttcaaaaataatgttcgggtaatgagtaattaattattttgtgtcagctttgcgatacgtacatgagctgCCTacgtcaattctactgcgcatgcaaagtgcaatatttcggcactttgacgacgtagtatggttcctgaggcatttagaaacaaattttgattagggtttgatgcgttttgatgcctaataaagccagaaaatgaatttttgtagaattcggtccaaaacggtacaagtggcgccatctagcggcgagcggcggaactacaaagaactaaattttcgattttctcgaaaactaggcacttttccgaaattctgagatatacaaattgttccttatcgcctacggaatcgaatgagtactttcatagccctctaggacccttattaaagaaattagaaaaatagctcatttcatggaccaaaaaattgccgtccatctagcggtgaaagttggaactacaaaaatagaaaatctcgattttctcgaaaactaggcactttttcgaaattctgagatatacaaattgttccttgtggcgtaaggaatcgaacgaatctaattatagccatctaggaccattattaaagaaaatagaaaaatagcccatttcatggactaaaaaattgccgtccatctagcggtgaaagttggaactaatcGAAAAAAGGCCATGAATTACactttttttctaatttcgttattaataaTGCTAGCGTCTTATAATGGTATTCTATCGATTCgataggcgacaaggaacaatttgtatatctcagaatttcggaaaagtccctggttttcgagaaaatcgagattttctatttttgtagttccaactttcaccgctagatggacggcaattttttggtccatgaaatgggctatttttctattttctttaataatggtcctagcgggctataattatattcgtccgattccgtaggcgacaaggaacaatttgtatatctcagaatttcggaaaagtgcctagttttcgagaaaatcgagattttctatttttgtagttccaactttcaccgctagatggacggcaattttttggtccatgaaatgagctatttttctaatttctttaataagggtcctagagggctatgaaagtactcattcgattccgtatgcgataaggaacaatttgtatatctcagaatttcgaaaaagtgtctagttttcgagaaaatcgaaattttagttttttgtagttccgccgctcgccgctagatggcgccacttgtaccgttttgaaccgaattcgacaaaaattgattttctggctttattaggcatcaaaacgcatcaaaccctaatagaaatttgtttctaaatgtctcaggaaccatactacgtcgtcaaagtgccgaaatgttcattttttaattttccttaaaaCGCGGCCAacgaagttgcaaagtcaagtataagagcttcgttCGCCTTTTTAATTTCGCCCTTTCGttgcaaagaaagttacatCATGTAATCGAAGGAAAAGATTACGGTTCACGGTAATTATTAGTAACACGCTTCACGTGTTCACGTGAATTTGAAGGTAATGACAATGACTCGACAATAAATTTATGCAGTTAAATTGCTACCCTTTGCGCGCTTGTACGAGTACTAGGTGTTTTGCGACTCGATAGCACGATAGTTTTACTGCAGTTGAAATTATGCAGAAAACGTAAATTACTGATCTATTATTATCCGTAATCTGCAAAGCACAcgattttatgaaaaatgatttcaaagaaatgtataaaaaaagttttattaccattgaattttatattttaagaaaataaaaattaagtctaATTTATTCTAtgtttaataagaaaataaatataaataatactgtAATAAAAGTAAGAAGTACGAGAAACCTTctcttttccattttgaaaagcgcgccatgaGTAGTTACCGTTGCCGCCATCTTGTGGTACACCACGTAACTACGCGTCAAAAGTCAAAACTGTATTAACGAACATGTGCTGTTTCGATTTTATTCGTTTTAACTCGGTAAATGTGTTTCCAATTTTACCTGTGCACTGTGTAATTATTACGAGTTTCAACAAATCGGAAAAGTTAAATGGAAACAGAC
This region includes:
- the LOC100875592 gene encoding protein Loquacious-like isoform X4, with product MEEMHQPQQVGPNMMANVGGGVPNHSNNVNRRSRLRLSLHSLMVEKLPISEAAQLEMKSLTNKTPVSILQELLSRRGTTPKYELIQVEGAIHEPIFRYRVTVADIVGTILKLEVSIVKGGKTLRQFLIFVQLVFHDRRATNPIVSAMGTGKSKKEAKHAAARAVLDKLCRLNSDTPDSPLQNNIPDSENLQELSGYGEETLITNPIGALQEMCMSRHWPPPKYTMENEEGLPHERQFTIVCSILKYREVGQGKSKKVAKRHAAHKMWQALHDMNTESSNVDEDENTCLNDGDVNLVQFLQEIASEQQFEVTYVDIEEKSISGKCQCLVQLSTLPVAVCYGCGVTSKDAQASAAQNALEYLKIMTKK
- the LOC100875592 gene encoding protein Loquacious-like isoform X2; the protein is MEEMHQPQQVGPNMMANVGGGVPNHSNNVNRRSRLRLSLHSLMVEKLPISEAAQLEMKSLTNKTPVSILQELLSRRGTTPKYELIQVEGAIHEPIFRYRVTVADIVDPIVSAMGTGKSKKEAKHAAARAVLDKLCRLNSDTPDSPLQNNIPDSENLQELSGYGEETLITNPIGALQEMCMSRHWPPPKYTMENEEGLPHERQFTIVCSILKYREVGQGKSKKVAKRHAAHKMWQALHDMNTESSNVDEDEVLQRNANVNARYAELKGSKISTLTTIHSLKVSQFHKSLKSSTGVKLFELQNTCLNDGDVNLVQFLQEIASEQQFEVTYVDIEEKSISGKCQCLVQLSTLPVAVCYGCGVTSKDAQASAAQNALEYLKIMTKK
- the LOC100875592 gene encoding protein Loquacious-like isoform X1 — protein: MEEMHQPQQVGPNMMANVGGGVPNHSNNVNRRSRLRLSLHSLMVEKLPISEAAQLEMKSLTNKTPVSILQELLSRRGTTPKYELIQVEGAIHEPIFRYRVTVADIVGTILKLEVSIVKGGKTLRQFLIFVQLVFHDRRATNPIVSAMGTGKSKKEAKHAAARAVLDKLCRLNSDTPDSPLQNNIPDSENLQELSGYGEETLITNPIGALQEMCMSRHWPPPKYTMENEEGLPHERQFTIVCSILKYREVGQGKSKKVAKRHAAHKMWQALHDMNTESSNVDEDEVLQRNANVNARYAELKGSKISTLTTIHSLKVSQFHKSLKSSTGVKLFELQNTCLNDGDVNLVQFLQEIASEQQFEVTYVDIEEKSISGKCQCLVQLSTLPVAVCYGCGVTSKDAQASAAQNALEYLKIMTKK
- the Mthfs gene encoding methenyltetrahydrofolate synthetase; translated protein: MTKCKIKKGHMSDKINKLVPHSLYKPDREGFFLRGCKDTGAMCGIRSAKLTLRKQMKYIIAQLSADEKQRQSRKVFEKLCSLKQFQESKRVSVYLSTEDEINTIPILKHMFKLNKEVFVPRYKGKQMEMVKLSSMEDYEKLPLTKWCIKQPSINEIRENALETGGLDLILLPGVAFTVTGKRLGHGMGYYDRFLEKCIKNQEKRPHMIAVAFNEQLREDIPISESDVLLDLVLTEKSA
- the LOC100875592 gene encoding protein Loquacious-like isoform X5 codes for the protein MEEMHQPQQVGPNMMANVGGGVPNHSNNVNRRSRLRLSLHSLMVEKLPISEAAQLEMKSLTNKTPVSILQELLSRRGTTPKYELIQVEGAIHEPIFRYRVTVADIVDPIVSAMGTGKSKKEAKHAAARAVLDKLCRLNSDTPDSPLQNNIPDSENLQELSGYGEETLITNPIGALQEMCMSRHWPPPKYTMENEEGLPHERQFTIVCSILKYREVGQGKSKKVAKRHAAHKMWQALHDMNTESSNVDEDENTCLNDGDVNLVQFLQEIASEQQFEVTYVDIEEKSISGKCQCLVQLSTLPVAVCYGCGVTSKDAQASAAQNALEYLKIMTKK
- the LOC100875592 gene encoding protein Loquacious-like isoform X6, with protein sequence MEEMHQPQQVGPNMMANVGGGVPNHSNNVNRRSRLRLSLHSLMVEKLPISEAAQLEMKSLTNKTPVSILQELLSRRGTTPKYELIQVEGAIHEPIFRYRVTVADIVAMGTGKSKKEAKHAAARAVLDKLCRLNSDTPDSPLQNNIPDSENLQELSGYGEETLITNPIGALQEMCMSRHWPPPKYTMENEEGLPHERQFTIVCSILKYREVGQGKSKKVAKRHAAHKMWQALHDMNTESSNVDEDENTCLNDGDVNLVQFLQEIASEQQFEVTYVDIEEKSISGKCQCLVQLSTLPVAVCYGCGVTSKDAQASAAQNALEYLKIMTKK
- the LOC100875592 gene encoding protein Loquacious-like isoform X3; protein product: MEEMHQPQQVGPNMMANVGGGVPNHSNNVNRRSRLRLSLHSLMVEKLPISEAAQLEMKSLTNKTPVSILQELLSRRGTTPKYELIQVEGAIHEPIFRYRVTVADIVAMGTGKSKKEAKHAAARAVLDKLCRLNSDTPDSPLQNNIPDSENLQELSGYGEETLITNPIGALQEMCMSRHWPPPKYTMENEEGLPHERQFTIVCSILKYREVGQGKSKKVAKRHAAHKMWQALHDMNTESSNVDEDEVLQRNANVNARYAELKGSKISTLTTIHSLKVSQFHKSLKSSTGVKLFELQNTCLNDGDVNLVQFLQEIASEQQFEVTYVDIEEKSISGKCQCLVQLSTLPVAVCYGCGVTSKDAQASAAQNALEYLKIMTKK